One segment of Nostoc flagelliforme CCNUN1 DNA contains the following:
- a CDS encoding DUF58 domain-containing protein: MKIIKPITNWLETHASAPAYGGWVLAATAICFFGAGINTMAGWLYAISGISFALLGVAAILPPRSLTNLSITRRPIQPVSAGDDLTVELEIRNQTQQPVSLLQVEDILPFVLGKPVQKAIETIPRQGTYRWVYYHPTQRRGVYRWHTVELGSGAPLGLFWCRRQRDCAATAIVYPTVLPLATCPLVDEMGQEESKRGDPRGKPLQTATTGLVRSLRPYRVGDPTRLIHWRTSARYGELRVRELEMVTGGQEIVIALDSASNWQEENFEQAVIAAASLYFYAQKQQLQVQLWTASTDLIKGDPYVLETLAATRALEDASSQVPKSHPLIWLTQNTLSLATLSQGSRWVLWSNISSPAEQEVINWEHPGIVLQSDRALQPQLQKTLRS, from the coding sequence ATGAAAATCATCAAACCCATCACCAATTGGTTAGAAACCCACGCCAGTGCCCCTGCTTATGGCGGTTGGGTACTAGCTGCAACGGCTATTTGTTTTTTTGGCGCAGGTATCAATACTATGGCTGGTTGGCTGTACGCCATTAGCGGTATTAGTTTTGCCCTTTTGGGTGTAGCAGCCATCTTACCGCCGCGATCGCTCACAAATCTATCCATCACCCGCCGTCCCATTCAACCTGTGTCAGCAGGCGACGATCTCACTGTGGAATTAGAAATCCGCAATCAGACACAGCAGCCTGTAAGCTTATTGCAAGTTGAGGATATATTACCCTTCGTCTTAGGAAAACCAGTACAAAAGGCAATCGAAACAATTCCTCGCCAAGGTACTTATCGTTGGGTATATTACCACCCTACCCAGCGCCGGGGTGTTTATCGCTGGCACACAGTCGAACTTGGTTCTGGTGCGCCTTTGGGATTATTCTGGTGTCGCCGTCAGCGTGATTGTGCTGCTACTGCGATCGTTTATCCCACAGTGTTACCCTTGGCTACCTGCCCCTTAGTGGATGAAATGGGGCAAGAAGAGAGCAAAAGGGGCGATCCTCGTGGTAAACCCTTGCAGACAGCGACAACAGGGCTGGTGCGATCGCTCCGCCCTTATCGTGTAGGAGATCCCACCCGTCTGATTCACTGGCGGACTAGCGCCCGTTATGGGGAACTAAGGGTGCGGGAGTTAGAGATGGTGACAGGTGGGCAAGAAATAGTGATTGCCCTCGATAGTGCTAGCAATTGGCAAGAAGAAAACTTTGAACAAGCAGTAATTGCCGCAGCATCACTGTATTTTTATGCACAAAAACAGCAATTACAGGTACAACTATGGACAGCATCAACAGATTTAATTAAAGGCGATCCCTATGTTTTGGAAACCTTAGCAGCAACCAGAGCATTAGAAGATGCCAGTTCACAAGTTCCTAAAAGCCATCCTTTGATTTGGCTGACTCAAAACACCCTGAGTCTTGCTACTCTTTCTCAAGGCAGTCGCTGGGTTTTGTGGTCAAATATTTCTTCACCAGCAGAACAAGAGGTAATCAATTGGGAACATCCTGGTATAGTTTTACAAAGCGATCGCGCTCTACAACCCCAGCTACAAAAAACATTACGTTCATAA
- a CDS encoding AIPR family protein — protein sequence MPESMLNLDYTNLVQIIQPYKIPGREEASAFLSWFLVNIYRLNVIEVQNIVCDGRGDKGIDGIYINENEESIDIFQSKTVQNSNKTLGDTQLKEFIGSLKQLETSEGIDSMISTTGNTQLKNLLMEYRDIFISSRYTIHGIFVTNAIKDSNAESFLQATSQIKLEVWDKSLISQMYVPSDKAIPATSEIAFDVFGFDYTQYNVANTAKVVIAPVSAVDLIQMEGIENQQLFDLNLRKGLGKTKVNKDITKSISEPSEHINFLLYHNGITIICDSLDTSEKDKVKIQGYSVVNVRKQVGKTLTLKELSKLQIFYVV from the coding sequence GTGCCAGAATCTATGCTTAATCTTGATTACACCAATCTTGTCCAAATCATCCAGCCTTATAAGATTCCAGGACGTGAAGAAGCTAGTGCGTTTTTAAGTTGGTTCTTAGTGAATATATATAGATTAAACGTTATTGAAGTTCAGAATATAGTTTGTGACGGACGTGGAGACAAGGGTATTGATGGAATTTATATTAATGAGAATGAAGAATCTATAGATATTTTTCAATCCAAGACAGTTCAAAATTCTAATAAAACTTTAGGAGACACGCAGCTTAAGGAATTTATAGGAAGCTTGAAGCAGCTAGAAACGTCTGAGGGCATAGACTCGATGATATCAACAACTGGCAATACTCAACTGAAAAATTTGCTTATGGAGTATAGAGATATTTTTATCTCTTCCAGATATACAATTCATGGCATCTTTGTTACCAATGCAATCAAAGATTCAAATGCTGAGAGTTTTCTTCAAGCGACTTCACAAATTAAGTTAGAAGTATGGGATAAATCTTTAATTTCTCAGATGTATGTACCAAGCGATAAAGCAATTCCAGCAACATCTGAGATTGCCTTTGATGTTTTTGGCTTTGACTATACTCAGTATAATGTTGCCAATACTGCAAAAGTAGTAATTGCTCCAGTGTCAGCAGTGGATTTGATACAGATGGAAGGCATTGAAAATCAGCAGCTTTTCGATTTGAACTTGAGGAAAGGTTTAGGAAAGACAAAGGTTAACAAAGATATTACTAAAAGCATATCTGAACCTTCAGAACATATTAACTTTCTACTTTACCATAATGGAATAACTATTATTTGCGACAGCCTTGATACCTCAGAGAAAGATAAAGTAAAGATACAAGGATACTCAGTAGTTAACGTAAGGAAGCAGGTGGGGAAAACTTTGACTTTAAAGGAACTTTCAAAGCTCCAAATCTTCTACGTAGTCTAG
- a CDS encoding DUF433 domain-containing protein → MEDSLIQLVSREHIEISSNVRSGKPSIVNTRIAVEDVAVMHLTHLPHFKKYYK, encoded by the coding sequence GTGGAAGATTCTTTGATCCAGTTAGTCAGTCGGGAGCATATTGAAATCTCTTCTAATGTGCGGAGTGGCAAACCCTCCATTGTCAATACTCGCATTGCTGTAGAAGATGTGGCAGTGATGCATTTAACCCATCTTCCGCACTTCAAAAAGTATTATAAATAA
- a CDS encoding ferredoxin thioredoxin reductase catalytic beta subunit: MITSEHNTKSSDKSLEAMRHFSEQYAKRTGTYFCSEPSVTAVVIEGLAKHKDDLGAPLCPCRHYEDKEAEVHATYWNCPCVPMRERKECHCMLFLTPDNEFAGEKQDISLETIKEVRDSMG, translated from the coding sequence ATGATCACATCAGAACATAACACAAAATCCAGCGATAAAAGCCTAGAGGCAATGCGGCATTTTTCCGAACAATACGCCAAGCGTACTGGAACATACTTCTGTTCTGAACCTTCTGTTACCGCAGTTGTGATTGAAGGACTAGCGAAACATAAAGATGATCTAGGTGCGCCTTTATGTCCCTGTCGCCATTACGAAGATAAAGAGGCTGAAGTTCACGCCACATATTGGAACTGTCCCTGTGTGCCAATGAGAGAACGCAAAGAGTGCCATTGCATGTTGTTCCTCACCCCTGACAACGAGTTTGCTGGAGAAAAACAAGACATCTCTCTCGAAACAATTAAAGAAGTACGAGACAGCATGGGATGA
- a CDS encoding DUF309 domain-containing protein, whose protein sequence is MSETIPQEFWQGVEQFNTGQFYACHDTLEALWIEAGEPEKTFYQGILQISVALYHLENLNWRGAVILLGEGSNRLQRYPSSYNGVDVDELLSQSAALLTTLQQIGPDKITAGDLGKNQVLSLPRIVLVSY, encoded by the coding sequence ATGAGCGAAACCATCCCCCAAGAGTTTTGGCAAGGCGTAGAACAGTTCAATACTGGTCAGTTTTACGCCTGTCATGACACTTTAGAGGCTTTGTGGATTGAAGCTGGCGAACCGGAAAAAACCTTTTATCAAGGCATTCTCCAAATTTCTGTGGCACTGTATCATCTAGAGAATCTTAACTGGCGAGGTGCGGTAATTCTGTTGGGAGAAGGTAGCAATCGCCTACAGCGTTACCCATCTAGTTACAACGGCGTTGATGTAGATGAGCTATTAAGTCAGAGCGCAGCGTTGTTAACGACATTACAACAAATAGGGCCAGATAAGATTACAGCCGGTGACCTGGGTAAAAATCAAGTCTTATCTTTGCCTAGAATTGTGCTAGTTAGCTATTAG
- a CDS encoding LptA/OstA family protein has protein sequence MMPCYQLPISQMRRFGLALMLPAALLGAFAFPTQVQTATAQTSGGNRPLTIRADVQEYDAKNQVITARGNVQMLYPSRQIQATSAQAQYFSKERRIDFSGNVYILQQGGNSIRAEKVTYLIDEGRFVALPQSNRQVESIYMIEESDNTGQTATPAPQTPAFKRSN, from the coding sequence ATGATGCCCTGCTATCAATTGCCCATATCCCAGATGCGTCGCTTTGGATTAGCATTAATGCTGCCAGCTGCGCTCCTGGGCGCTTTTGCCTTCCCTACCCAAGTGCAAACCGCCACCGCACAAACATCTGGAGGAAATCGCCCCCTGACTATCCGCGCTGATGTGCAAGAATATGACGCGAAAAATCAAGTAATAACCGCTCGCGGTAACGTGCAAATGTTGTATCCTTCTCGCCAGATTCAGGCAACATCTGCCCAAGCACAGTACTTTAGTAAGGAACGCCGAATTGATTTCAGTGGGAACGTCTATATTTTGCAACAGGGCGGTAACAGTATCCGGGCGGAGAAGGTAACCTATTTAATTGACGAAGGGCGATTTGTTGCCTTACCCCAATCCAACCGTCAGGTAGAGTCCATCTACATGATTGAGGAATCAGATAATACTGGGCAAACTGCAACACCTGCTCCACAAACACCAGCATTCAAGCGTTCTAATTAG